Proteins encoded in a region of the Zea mays cultivar B73 chromosome 4, Zm-B73-REFERENCE-NAM-5.0, whole genome shotgun sequence genome:
- the LOC100284619 gene encoding Porphobilinogen deaminase, chloroplastic yields the protein MVSLRCTTAHHSLLGSPTCLARPRRRACPVVRAAVAVEAGAQAKVSLIRIGTRGSPLALAQAHETREKLKATHSELAEERAIEIVIIKTTGDMILDKPLADIGGKGLFTKEIDDALLQGRIDIAVHSMKDVPTYLPEGTILPCNLPREDVRDAFICLTANSLAELPAGSVIGSASLRRQSQILYRYPSLKVVNFRGNVQTRLRKLKEGDVSATLLALAGLRRLNMAENATAVLSVEEMLPAVAQGAIGIACRSNDDKMMEYLSALNHEDTRLAVACEREFLAVLDGNCRTPIAAYAYRDNDGNCSFRGLLSSPDGSKVFETTRSGPYSFDDMVEMGKDAGHELKAKAGPGFFDSLQ from the exons ATGGTCTCGCTGCGATGCACAACCGCGCACCACTCCCTCCTCGGCTCGCCGACCTGCCTCGCGCGCCCGCGGCGGCGGGCGTGCCCCGTCGTGCGCGCTGCCGTCGCCGTGGAGGCCGGCGCGCAGGCCAAGGTCTCACTCATCCGAATTGGGACGCGTGGGAG TCCTCTTGCTCTTGCACAAGCCCACGAAACTCGAGAAAAACTGAAAGCCACACACTCTGAGTTAGCTGAGGAGAGGGCCATTGAGATCGTCATCATAAAGACCACAGGAGACATGATCTTGGACAAACCCCTTGCAGACATTGGAGGCAAGGGTTTATTCACCAAGGAGATAGATGATGCGCTCTTGCAGGGAAGGATTGATATCGCTGTTCACTCTATGAAAGATGTTCCAACATATCTACCTGAAGGCACAATATTGCCCTGTAACCTACCACGAGAAGATGTCAGAGACGCATTCATATGTTTGACTGCAAATTCGCTTGCAGAGCTTCCTGCTGGCAGTGTTATTGGAAGTGCTTCTCTGCGGAGACAATCTCAGATTCTCTACAGATATCCATCACTGAAA GTAGTTAACTTCAGAGGAAACGTTCAGACACGGTTAAGGAAACTCAAGGAGGGAGATGTCTCTGCTACATTGTTGGCACTGGCTGGATTAAGGCGGCTAAATATGgcagaaaatgcaactgctgtacTATCAGTGGAAGAAATGCTTCCAGCAGTTGCCCAAGGTGCTATTGGAATAGCTTGCCGAAGCAATGATGACAAAATG ATGGAGTATCTATCAGCGTTGAACCATGAAGATACCAGATTAGCTGTTGCATGTGAAAGAGAATTTTTGGCAGTTCTTGATGGTAACTGCCGAACTCCAATTGCAGCCTATGCTTACCGTGACAATGATGGGAATTGCTCATTCCGCGGTCTATTGTCTTCCCCAGATGGATCTAAAG TATTTGAGACAACAAGAAGTGGACCGTACTCTTTTGACGACATGGTTGAGATGGGCAAAGATGCTGGTCATGAGCTGAAGGCAAAGGCTGGGCCTGGCTTCTTTGATAGCTTGCAATGA
- the LOC100284619 gene encoding porphobilinogen deaminase, chloroplastic isoform X2, translating into MRCERLRDPVFSSTAGNDSPLALAQAHETREKLKATHSELAEERAIEIVIIKTTGDMILDKPLADIGGKGLFTKEIDDALLQGRIDIAVHSMKDVPTYLPEGTILPCNLPREDVRDAFICLTANSLAELPAGSVIGSASLRRQSQILYRYPSLKVVNFRGNVQTRLRKLKEGDVSATLLALAGLRRLNMAENATAVLSVEEMLPAVAQGAIGIACRSNDDKMMEYLSALNHEDTRLAVACEREFLAVLDGNCRTPIAAYAYRDNDGNCSFRGLLSSPDGSKVFETTRSGPYSFDDMVEMGKDAGHELKAKAGPGFFDSLQ; encoded by the exons ATGCGTTGCGAGCGCCTGAGAGATCCTGTGTTTAGCTCTACCGCCGGGAAT GACAGTCCTCTTGCTCTTGCACAAGCCCACGAAACTCGAGAAAAACTGAAAGCCACACACTCTGAGTTAGCTGAGGAGAGGGCCATTGAGATCGTCATCATAAAGACCACAGGAGACATGATCTTGGACAAACCCCTTGCAGACATTGGAGGCAAGGGTTTATTCACCAAGGAGATAGATGATGCGCTCTTGCAGGGAAGGATTGATATCGCTGTTCACTCTATGAAAGATGTTCCAACATATCTACCTGAAGGCACAATATTGCCCTGTAACCTACCACGAGAAGATGTCAGAGACGCATTCATATGTTTGACTGCAAATTCGCTTGCAGAGCTTCCTGCTGGCAGTGTTATTGGAAGTGCTTCTCTGCGGAGACAATCTCAGATTCTCTACAGATATCCATCACTGAAA GTAGTTAACTTCAGAGGAAACGTTCAGACACGGTTAAGGAAACTCAAGGAGGGAGATGTCTCTGCTACATTGTTGGCACTGGCTGGATTAAGGCGGCTAAATATGgcagaaaatgcaactgctgtacTATCAGTGGAAGAAATGCTTCCAGCAGTTGCCCAAGGTGCTATTGGAATAGCTTGCCGAAGCAATGATGACAAAATG ATGGAGTATCTATCAGCGTTGAACCATGAAGATACCAGATTAGCTGTTGCATGTGAAAGAGAATTTTTGGCAGTTCTTGATGGTAACTGCCGAACTCCAATTGCAGCCTATGCTTACCGTGACAATGATGGGAATTGCTCATTCCGCGGTCTATTGTCTTCCCCAGATGGATCTAAAG TATTTGAGACAACAAGAAGTGGACCGTACTCTTTTGACGACATGGTTGAGATGGGCAAAGATGCTGGTCATGAGCTGAAGGCAAAGGCTGGGCCTGGCTTCTTTGATAGCTTGCAATGA
- the LOC100193703 gene encoding uncharacterized protein LOC100193703, giving the protein MGCFLSCFRGGSNPSGDLRDPLVRESRIGDAFVNDEKKLDEATGKLDVEAATDHGVDDELRREANYLKSCGTISQTPPEILDSIPINSEDANECGDTPTNVQQTKHVVVVEENSSELLNSDDHDVLHKQDTDEGRTLRTGSETQPSLEEVKPSCHQNVVRDQSTDSSDSPYPTPLVLRGDIQTPGTVYAAAHKEAWKPGKRARAFIYPVLRPIENKMQWMELKAAESPTVLSPNPPKRRNLSAAGSGDKAHQPPTRSAFAGSSEHGSFPNTYSRAAQDGVMSPDEPKCQNGLEQQDGREELSTRSSGRGKRGVASLSHWLKPSSSSADDGSPDDGSSNFVGTEEEKTRCGANVSDVPFFPAFGLDWEGETDKPTPVLPKAWDGNGIPNTTTKYKEDQKVSWHATPFEERLLKVLSDEKPRHERRISGKLIHLDENAE; this is encoded by the exons ATGGGCTGCTTCCTCTCCTGCTTCCGGGGCGGCTCCAACCCGTCGGGCGATCTCCGC GACCCGCTCGTGAGGGAGAGCCGCATCGGGGACGCCTTTGTCAACGACGAGAAGA AGCTTGATGAAGCGACTGGAAAGCTGGATGTCGAGGCGGCTACTGACCACGGAGTCGACGACGAGCTTCGGAGAGAG GCAAATTATCTCAAATCATGTGGCACAATATCACAGACCCCACCGGAAATTCTAGATTCAATCCCAATCAACTCAGAAGATGCTAACGAG TGCGGCGATACACCGACCAACGTGCAGCAGACGAAACATGTAGTGGTAGTTGAAGAGAACTCATCTGAACT GCTCAACTCCGATGATCACGATGTACTACATAAGCAGGACACTGATGAAGGGAGGACTCTCAGGACGGGATCAGAGACTCAACCATCCTTAGAAGAAGTTAAGCCTTCGTGCCACCAGAACGTGGTGAGAGACCAAAGCACCGACTCCAGTGACTCGCCCTATCCAACCCCTCTGGTGCTCAGGGGTGACATCCAGACTCCTGGCACCGTATACGCCGCCGCTCACAAGGAGGCTTGGAAGCCTGGGAAGCGCGCGAGGGCGTTCATCTACCCTGTCCTGCGCCCCATCGAGAACAAGATGCAGTGGATGGAACTGAAAGCCGCCGAGTCTCCTACTGTGCTATCACCCAACCCTCCAAAAAGAAGGAACCTGAGCGCAGCAGGTTCCGGCGACAAGGCTCACCAGCCGCCTACACGTTCAGCGTTCGCCGGATCTTCAGAGCACGGATCCTTCCCAAATACTTACAGCCGTGCAGCGCAGGACGGAGTGATGTCGCCCGATGAACCCAAGTGCCAGAACGGCTTGGAACAGCAGGACGGACGCGAAGAGCTATCGACGCGAAGTTCTGGACGCGGGAAGCGTGGTGTCGCAAGCCTGTCTCATTGGCTGAAGCCATCGTCATCGTCCGCGGATGACGGCAGCCCCGACGACGGCAGCAGCAATTTTGTTGGAACGGAGGAGGAGAAGACACGGTGTGGGGCGAACGTCTCTGATGTGCCCTTCTTTCCTGCGTTCGGGTTGGACTGGGAGGGGGAGACCGACAAGCCTACTCCTGTGCTGCCCAAGGCGTGGGACGGCAACGGCATCCCGAACACCACAACCAAATACAAGGAG GACCAGAAGGTAAGCTGGCACGCGACGCCGTTCGAGGAGAGGCTGCTGAAGGTTCTGTCTGACGAGAAGCCTCGGCATGAaag GAGGATCAGCGGGAAGCTTATCCACCTCGACGAAAACGCCGAGTAG
- the LOC100284619 gene encoding porphobilinogen deaminase, chloroplastic isoform X1 translates to MHNRAPLPPRLADLPRAPAAAGVPRRARCRRRGGRRAGQGLTHPNWDAWEDSPLALAQAHETREKLKATHSELAEERAIEIVIIKTTGDMILDKPLADIGGKGLFTKEIDDALLQGRIDIAVHSMKDVPTYLPEGTILPCNLPREDVRDAFICLTANSLAELPAGSVIGSASLRRQSQILYRYPSLKVVNFRGNVQTRLRKLKEGDVSATLLALAGLRRLNMAENATAVLSVEEMLPAVAQGAIGIACRSNDDKMMEYLSALNHEDTRLAVACEREFLAVLDGNCRTPIAAYAYRDNDGNCSFRGLLSSPDGSKVFETTRSGPYSFDDMVEMGKDAGHELKAKAGPGFFDSLQ, encoded by the exons ATGCACAACCGCGCACCACTCCCTCCTCGGCTCGCCGACCTGCCTCGCGCGCCCGCGGCGGCGGGCGTGCCCCGTCGTGCGCGCTGCCGTCGCCGTGGAGGCCGGCGCGCAGGCCAAGGTCTCACTCATCCGAATTGGGACGCGTGGGAG GACAGTCCTCTTGCTCTTGCACAAGCCCACGAAACTCGAGAAAAACTGAAAGCCACACACTCTGAGTTAGCTGAGGAGAGGGCCATTGAGATCGTCATCATAAAGACCACAGGAGACATGATCTTGGACAAACCCCTTGCAGACATTGGAGGCAAGGGTTTATTCACCAAGGAGATAGATGATGCGCTCTTGCAGGGAAGGATTGATATCGCTGTTCACTCTATGAAAGATGTTCCAACATATCTACCTGAAGGCACAATATTGCCCTGTAACCTACCACGAGAAGATGTCAGAGACGCATTCATATGTTTGACTGCAAATTCGCTTGCAGAGCTTCCTGCTGGCAGTGTTATTGGAAGTGCTTCTCTGCGGAGACAATCTCAGATTCTCTACAGATATCCATCACTGAAA GTAGTTAACTTCAGAGGAAACGTTCAGACACGGTTAAGGAAACTCAAGGAGGGAGATGTCTCTGCTACATTGTTGGCACTGGCTGGATTAAGGCGGCTAAATATGgcagaaaatgcaactgctgtacTATCAGTGGAAGAAATGCTTCCAGCAGTTGCCCAAGGTGCTATTGGAATAGCTTGCCGAAGCAATGATGACAAAATG ATGGAGTATCTATCAGCGTTGAACCATGAAGATACCAGATTAGCTGTTGCATGTGAAAGAGAATTTTTGGCAGTTCTTGATGGTAACTGCCGAACTCCAATTGCAGCCTATGCTTACCGTGACAATGATGGGAATTGCTCATTCCGCGGTCTATTGTCTTCCCCAGATGGATCTAAAG TATTTGAGACAACAAGAAGTGGACCGTACTCTTTTGACGACATGGTTGAGATGGGCAAAGATGCTGGTCATGAGCTGAAGGCAAAGGCTGGGCCTGGCTTCTTTGATAGCTTGCAATGA